The Rosa rugosa chromosome 3, drRosRugo1.1, whole genome shotgun sequence sequence ATCTTACTTCAAGTACAAAAATACTAGAAGAGTTTTCAAAATCCATATAAGCACATACAATGCCTTTTCTTCAAACATCTTGCCTCATATTAAGTGCAGTTAATCAAGTTGATCTGAGGTAGGAACTGTAAAATCGTACATGGGACTAGATATGAGCAGACATGTTGAGGAACACACAAGATATTATAAGTAAGCAAAAAGAAATGGGCCTGGGATACCTACCTTCGCCCTCTTTCTCTTAAACTGAACTTTATCTTTCACACCCAATTCTTTCCTAGTAGTGCGCTTCTTTTCAAGAACCTGCACTTCCAAGTTCTGATCTCCACAACCAACATCTTCATCAGAGGAATCCTTTTCCAACAGATTCTTTGCCCTCTTTTCCAACATCTTATATTCCAAGTCAGTCATATGCAAACGTTGTTCTTCAGAAGTTTTGACGAACTGGCGCTGGGCAGCAGATGGCGCCTCAAGCAAAAGAGCAGTTCTCAGAGCGTATACAACAGGGACACCTGGAATCTGCACGGAATCAAAAGTCCATCAAGACACGGTTGCATGAAGAAAAGGCAACTTACGAGGGTAAACAAGAGGTCAATGCTTGTATGCAGTGGGAAAAGTAGACAACAGCAACAATAGCAATATACATAAACAACAGAAAGAGACTATACCTTGAGAATGCTCTTACGAAGATCAGCCTGCTGAGTAGCAACAAAGAAGTGCTCGGAATTATCTTTGCCAATAACATCCATGATGCAATCATCAGCACTCATGGCTTCCTCATGATCACACCTAAAAAAGAGTACAAATCCCAACTAAGAAATAATGAAATAATCTCTATTACAATAAAAGATACAggatagttatatatatatataccttgcAGTAATGAG is a genomic window containing:
- the LOC133738923 gene encoding rRNA-processing protein utp23, which translates into the protein MRVKKQKRHRKIVRFYTACYGFRQPYKVLCDVTFVHHLVTHRITPADKALSHIVGAPVTLFTTKCAVAELKMHGSSLGPSHSESLEAANSLITARCDHEEAMSADDCIMDVIGKDNSEHFFVATQQADLRKSILKIPGVPVVYALRTALLLEAPSAAQRQFVKTSEEQRLHMTDLEYKMLEKRAKNLLEKDSSDEDVGCGDQNLEVQVLEKKRTTRKELGVKDKVQFKRKRAKGPNPLSCKPKKTLKRPDSRKEKNDEDTSMRSRKKRKRSRKGKNPVKADG